A window of Castanea sativa cultivar Marrone di Chiusa Pesio chromosome 1, ASM4071231v1 contains these coding sequences:
- the LOC142639209 gene encoding alpha/beta hydrolase domain-containing protein VTE7-like isoform X3, producing the protein MLAFKLGSPPPPLPLPSLTQAKKCGRFGVFAGKCKTGAGTAGSDGGFPPFLPKEVEKIKDPFARSLAQRIERLPVKVGFSESCIMSSCVKPLIQSETNPVVLLHCFDSSCLEWRCTYPLLEEAGLEVWAIDVLGWGFSDLERLPPCDAASKRHHLYQLWNSYIKRPMILVGPSLGAAVAIDFAVNYPEAVEKLVLINASVYAEGTGALARLPRSVAYAGVYLLKSIPLRLYANILAFNGISLATSLDWTNVGRLHCLLPWWEDATINFMSSGGYNVIAQINQVKQKSLLICGECDQIVNYKQVVFANIMSHSTKLSLCNCTGLGYNCMFFASPTPSDQLTSNKALLEASRKVNFRDLLRQGLHLEGICGWESGKED; encoded by the exons ATGTTAGCTTTCAAGTTGGGATCTCcgccaccaccactaccactacCATCACTGACACAAGCTAAAAAATGTGGACGTTTCGGGGTTTTTGCTGGTAAATGTAAAACTGGTGCAGGCACAGCTGGTTCTGATGGTGGGTTTCCACCATTTCTTCCTAAGGAGGTTGAGAAAATCaaagacccatttgctcgttccTTGGCTCAGCGGATTGAGAGGCTCCCCGTTAAA GTTGGATTCTCTGAAAGTTGTATAATGAGTAGTTGCGTGAAACCACTTATACAAAGTGAGACCAATCCAGTGGTTCTTCTCCATTGCTTTGACAG TTCTTGTTTAGAATGGAGGTGCACATACCCCTTGCTTGAGGAGGCTGGTTTGGAAGTTTGGGCCATTGATGTTCTTGGGTGGGGCTTCTCTGATTTAG AAAGGCTTCCACCATGTGATGCGGCATCCAAGCGTCACCACCTCTATCAG CTTTGGAACTCTTACATCAAAAGGCCAATGATACTAGTTGGACCGAGCCTTGGTGCTGCTGTTGCAATTGACTTCGCTGTCAATTATCCAGAAGCT GTAGAAAAGCTGGTTTTGATTAATGCAAGTGTGTATGCGGAAGGCACAGGAGCACTAGCCAGGTTACCTAGATCAGTAGCATATGCTGGG gtttatttgttgaaaagcATCCCATTACGCCTTTATGCAAATATATTGGCCTTCAATGGCATTTCGTTAGCCACAAGCTTAGATTGGACCAAT GTGGGACGCTTACACTGTCTGCTTCCTTGGTGGGAAGATGCAACCATCAACTTTATGAGTAGCGGGGGCTACAATGTTATTGCCCAAATAAATCAG gtAAAGCAGAAATCACTTCTCATTTGCGGCGAGTGCGATCAGATAGTCAACTACAAGCAAGTGGtg TTTGCAAATATCATGAGTCATAGCACGAAACTCAGCCTTTGCAATTGCACTGGACTTGGCTACAACTGCATGTTTTTTGCTTCTCCAACTCCAAGTGACCAACTTACCTCCAACAAAG CTTTGCTTGAAGCTTCAAGAAAAGTTAATTTCAGAGATCTCTTAAGACAAGGCTTGCATCTAGAAg
- the LOC142639209 gene encoding alpha/beta hydrolase domain-containing protein VTE7-like isoform X10: MLAFKLGSPPPPLPLPSLTQAKKCGRFGVFAGKCKTGAGTAGSDGGFPPFLPKEVEKIKDPFARSLAQRIERLPVKVGFSESCIMSSCVKPLIQSETNPVVLLHCFDSSCLEWRCTYPLLEEAGLEVWAIDVLGWGFSDLERLPPCDAASKRHHLYQLWNSYIKRPMILVGPSLGAAVAIDFAVNYPEAVEKLVLINASVYAEGTGALARLPRSVAYAGVYLLKSIPLRLYANILAFNGISLATSLDWTNVGRLHCLLPWWEDATINFMSSGGYNVIAQINQVKQKSLLICGECDQIVNYKQVVLCLKLQEKLISEIS; the protein is encoded by the exons ATGTTAGCTTTCAAGTTGGGATCTCcgccaccaccactaccactacCATCACTGACACAAGCTAAAAAATGTGGACGTTTCGGGGTTTTTGCTGGTAAATGTAAAACTGGTGCAGGCACAGCTGGTTCTGATGGTGGGTTTCCACCATTTCTTCCTAAGGAGGTTGAGAAAATCaaagacccatttgctcgttccTTGGCTCAGCGGATTGAGAGGCTCCCCGTTAAA GTTGGATTCTCTGAAAGTTGTATAATGAGTAGTTGCGTGAAACCACTTATACAAAGTGAGACCAATCCAGTGGTTCTTCTCCATTGCTTTGACAG TTCTTGTTTAGAATGGAGGTGCACATACCCCTTGCTTGAGGAGGCTGGTTTGGAAGTTTGGGCCATTGATGTTCTTGGGTGGGGCTTCTCTGATTTAG AAAGGCTTCCACCATGTGATGCGGCATCCAAGCGTCACCACCTCTATCAG CTTTGGAACTCTTACATCAAAAGGCCAATGATACTAGTTGGACCGAGCCTTGGTGCTGCTGTTGCAATTGACTTCGCTGTCAATTATCCAGAAGCT GTAGAAAAGCTGGTTTTGATTAATGCAAGTGTGTATGCGGAAGGCACAGGAGCACTAGCCAGGTTACCTAGATCAGTAGCATATGCTGGG gtttatttgttgaaaagcATCCCATTACGCCTTTATGCAAATATATTGGCCTTCAATGGCATTTCGTTAGCCACAAGCTTAGATTGGACCAAT GTGGGACGCTTACACTGTCTGCTTCCTTGGTGGGAAGATGCAACCATCAACTTTATGAGTAGCGGGGGCTACAATGTTATTGCCCAAATAAATCAG gtAAAGCAGAAATCACTTCTCATTTGCGGCGAGTGCGATCAGATAGTCAACTACAAGCAAGTGGtg CTTTGCTTGAAGCTTCAAGAAAAGTTAATTTCAGAGATCTCTTAA
- the LOC142639209 gene encoding alpha/beta hydrolase domain-containing protein VTE7-like isoform X6, translating to MLAFKLGSPPPPLPLPSLTQAKKCGRFGVFAGKCKTGAGTAGSDGGFPPFLPKEVEKIKDPFARSLAQRIERLPVKVGFSESCIMSSCVKPLIQSETNPVVLLHCFDSSCLEWRCTYPLLEEAGLEVWAIDVLGWGFSDLERLPPCDAASKRHHLYQLWNSYIKRPMILVGPSLGAAVAIDFAVNYPEAVEKLVLINASVYAEGTGALARLPRSVAYAGVYLLKSIPLRLYANILAFNGISLATSLDWTNVGRLHCLLPWWEDATINFMSSGGYNVIAQINQVKQKSLLICGECDQIVNYKQVVFANIMSHSTKLSLCNCTGLGYNCMFFASPTPSDQLTSNKGATS from the exons ATGTTAGCTTTCAAGTTGGGATCTCcgccaccaccactaccactacCATCACTGACACAAGCTAAAAAATGTGGACGTTTCGGGGTTTTTGCTGGTAAATGTAAAACTGGTGCAGGCACAGCTGGTTCTGATGGTGGGTTTCCACCATTTCTTCCTAAGGAGGTTGAGAAAATCaaagacccatttgctcgttccTTGGCTCAGCGGATTGAGAGGCTCCCCGTTAAA GTTGGATTCTCTGAAAGTTGTATAATGAGTAGTTGCGTGAAACCACTTATACAAAGTGAGACCAATCCAGTGGTTCTTCTCCATTGCTTTGACAG TTCTTGTTTAGAATGGAGGTGCACATACCCCTTGCTTGAGGAGGCTGGTTTGGAAGTTTGGGCCATTGATGTTCTTGGGTGGGGCTTCTCTGATTTAG AAAGGCTTCCACCATGTGATGCGGCATCCAAGCGTCACCACCTCTATCAG CTTTGGAACTCTTACATCAAAAGGCCAATGATACTAGTTGGACCGAGCCTTGGTGCTGCTGTTGCAATTGACTTCGCTGTCAATTATCCAGAAGCT GTAGAAAAGCTGGTTTTGATTAATGCAAGTGTGTATGCGGAAGGCACAGGAGCACTAGCCAGGTTACCTAGATCAGTAGCATATGCTGGG gtttatttgttgaaaagcATCCCATTACGCCTTTATGCAAATATATTGGCCTTCAATGGCATTTCGTTAGCCACAAGCTTAGATTGGACCAAT GTGGGACGCTTACACTGTCTGCTTCCTTGGTGGGAAGATGCAACCATCAACTTTATGAGTAGCGGGGGCTACAATGTTATTGCCCAAATAAATCAG gtAAAGCAGAAATCACTTCTCATTTGCGGCGAGTGCGATCAGATAGTCAACTACAAGCAAGTGGtg TTTGCAAATATCATGAGTCATAGCACGAAACTCAGCCTTTGCAATTGCACTGGACTTGGCTACAACTGCATGTTTTTTGCTTCTCCAACTCCAAGTGACCAACTTACCTCCAACAAAGGTGCAACATCTTGA
- the LOC142639209 gene encoding alpha/beta hydrolase domain-containing protein VTE7-like isoform X7 — MLAFKLGSPPPPLPLPSLTQAKKCGRFGVFAGKCKTGAGTAGSDGGFPPFLPKEVEKIKDPFARSLAQRIERLPVKVGFSESCIMSSCVKPLIQSETNPVVLLHCFDSSCLEWRCTYPLLEEAGLEVWAIDVLGWGFSDLERLPPCDAASKRHHLYQLWNSYIKRPMILVGPSLGAAVAIDFAVNYPEAVEKLVLINASVYAEGTGALARLPRSVAYAGVYLLKSIPLRLYANILAFNGISLATSLDWTNVGRLHCLLPWWEDATINFMSSGGYNVIAQINQVKQKSLLICGECDQIVNYKQVVFANIMSHSTKLSLCNCTGLGYNCMFFASPTPSDQLTSNKEAAL; from the exons ATGTTAGCTTTCAAGTTGGGATCTCcgccaccaccactaccactacCATCACTGACACAAGCTAAAAAATGTGGACGTTTCGGGGTTTTTGCTGGTAAATGTAAAACTGGTGCAGGCACAGCTGGTTCTGATGGTGGGTTTCCACCATTTCTTCCTAAGGAGGTTGAGAAAATCaaagacccatttgctcgttccTTGGCTCAGCGGATTGAGAGGCTCCCCGTTAAA GTTGGATTCTCTGAAAGTTGTATAATGAGTAGTTGCGTGAAACCACTTATACAAAGTGAGACCAATCCAGTGGTTCTTCTCCATTGCTTTGACAG TTCTTGTTTAGAATGGAGGTGCACATACCCCTTGCTTGAGGAGGCTGGTTTGGAAGTTTGGGCCATTGATGTTCTTGGGTGGGGCTTCTCTGATTTAG AAAGGCTTCCACCATGTGATGCGGCATCCAAGCGTCACCACCTCTATCAG CTTTGGAACTCTTACATCAAAAGGCCAATGATACTAGTTGGACCGAGCCTTGGTGCTGCTGTTGCAATTGACTTCGCTGTCAATTATCCAGAAGCT GTAGAAAAGCTGGTTTTGATTAATGCAAGTGTGTATGCGGAAGGCACAGGAGCACTAGCCAGGTTACCTAGATCAGTAGCATATGCTGGG gtttatttgttgaaaagcATCCCATTACGCCTTTATGCAAATATATTGGCCTTCAATGGCATTTCGTTAGCCACAAGCTTAGATTGGACCAAT GTGGGACGCTTACACTGTCTGCTTCCTTGGTGGGAAGATGCAACCATCAACTTTATGAGTAGCGGGGGCTACAATGTTATTGCCCAAATAAATCAG gtAAAGCAGAAATCACTTCTCATTTGCGGCGAGTGCGATCAGATAGTCAACTACAAGCAAGTGGtg TTTGCAAATATCATGAGTCATAGCACGAAACTCAGCCTTTGCAATTGCACTGGACTTGGCTACAACTGCATGTTTTTTGCTTCTCCAACTCCAAGTGACCAACTTACCTCCAACAAAG AGGCTGCACTGTGA
- the LOC142639209 gene encoding alpha/beta hydrolase domain-containing protein VTE7-like isoform X4: MLAFKLGSPPPPLPLPSLTQAKKCGRFGVFAGKCKTGAGTAGSDGGFPPFLPKEVEKIKDPFARSLAQRIERLPVKVGFSESCIMSSCVKPLIQSETNPVVLLHCFDSSCLEWRCTYPLLEEAGLEVWAIDVLGWGFSDLERLPPCDAASKRHHLYQLWNSYIKRPMILVGPSLGAAVAIDFAVNYPEAVYLLKSIPLRLYANILAFNGISLATSLDWTNVGRLHCLLPWWEDATINFMSSGGYNVIAQINQVKQKSLLICGECDQIVNYKQVVFANIMSHSTKLSLCNCTGLGYNCMFFASPTPSDQLTSNKVAGANMMQRLHCELQDAIMRLIPDCGHLPHVDKPSSVAKLIAEFSQGDCH; this comes from the exons ATGTTAGCTTTCAAGTTGGGATCTCcgccaccaccactaccactacCATCACTGACACAAGCTAAAAAATGTGGACGTTTCGGGGTTTTTGCTGGTAAATGTAAAACTGGTGCAGGCACAGCTGGTTCTGATGGTGGGTTTCCACCATTTCTTCCTAAGGAGGTTGAGAAAATCaaagacccatttgctcgttccTTGGCTCAGCGGATTGAGAGGCTCCCCGTTAAA GTTGGATTCTCTGAAAGTTGTATAATGAGTAGTTGCGTGAAACCACTTATACAAAGTGAGACCAATCCAGTGGTTCTTCTCCATTGCTTTGACAG TTCTTGTTTAGAATGGAGGTGCACATACCCCTTGCTTGAGGAGGCTGGTTTGGAAGTTTGGGCCATTGATGTTCTTGGGTGGGGCTTCTCTGATTTAG AAAGGCTTCCACCATGTGATGCGGCATCCAAGCGTCACCACCTCTATCAG CTTTGGAACTCTTACATCAAAAGGCCAATGATACTAGTTGGACCGAGCCTTGGTGCTGCTGTTGCAATTGACTTCGCTGTCAATTATCCAGAAGCT gtttatttgttgaaaagcATCCCATTACGCCTTTATGCAAATATATTGGCCTTCAATGGCATTTCGTTAGCCACAAGCTTAGATTGGACCAAT GTGGGACGCTTACACTGTCTGCTTCCTTGGTGGGAAGATGCAACCATCAACTTTATGAGTAGCGGGGGCTACAATGTTATTGCCCAAATAAATCAG gtAAAGCAGAAATCACTTCTCATTTGCGGCGAGTGCGATCAGATAGTCAACTACAAGCAAGTGGtg TTTGCAAATATCATGAGTCATAGCACGAAACTCAGCCTTTGCAATTGCACTGGACTTGGCTACAACTGCATGTTTTTTGCTTCTCCAACTCCAAGTGACCAACTTACCTCCAACAAAG TTGCTGGTGCAAATATGATGCAGAGGCTGCACTGTGAGCTCCAGGATGCAATTATGCGGTTAATACCAGATTGTGGTCATCTCCCTCATGTTGACAAGCCTAGCTCCGTTGCAAAGTTAATTGCAGAATTTTCTCAAGGGGATTGCCACTGA
- the LOC142639209 gene encoding alpha/beta hydrolase domain-containing protein VTE7-like isoform X5 translates to MLAFKLGSPPPPLPLPSLTQAKKCGRFGVFAGKCKTGAGTAGSDGGFPPFLPKEVEKIKDPFARSLAQRIERLPVKVGFSESCIMSSCVKPLIQSETNPVVLLHCFDSSCLEWRCTYPLLEEAGLEVWAIDVLGWGFSDLERLPPCDAASKRHHLYQVEKLVLINASVYAEGTGALARLPRSVAYAGVYLLKSIPLRLYANILAFNGISLATSLDWTNVGRLHCLLPWWEDATINFMSSGGYNVIAQINQVKQKSLLICGECDQIVNYKQVVFANIMSHSTKLSLCNCTGLGYNCMFFASPTPSDQLTSNKVAGANMMQRLHCELQDAIMRLIPDCGHLPHVDKPSSVAKLIAEFSQGDCH, encoded by the exons ATGTTAGCTTTCAAGTTGGGATCTCcgccaccaccactaccactacCATCACTGACACAAGCTAAAAAATGTGGACGTTTCGGGGTTTTTGCTGGTAAATGTAAAACTGGTGCAGGCACAGCTGGTTCTGATGGTGGGTTTCCACCATTTCTTCCTAAGGAGGTTGAGAAAATCaaagacccatttgctcgttccTTGGCTCAGCGGATTGAGAGGCTCCCCGTTAAA GTTGGATTCTCTGAAAGTTGTATAATGAGTAGTTGCGTGAAACCACTTATACAAAGTGAGACCAATCCAGTGGTTCTTCTCCATTGCTTTGACAG TTCTTGTTTAGAATGGAGGTGCACATACCCCTTGCTTGAGGAGGCTGGTTTGGAAGTTTGGGCCATTGATGTTCTTGGGTGGGGCTTCTCTGATTTAG AAAGGCTTCCACCATGTGATGCGGCATCCAAGCGTCACCACCTCTATCAG GTAGAAAAGCTGGTTTTGATTAATGCAAGTGTGTATGCGGAAGGCACAGGAGCACTAGCCAGGTTACCTAGATCAGTAGCATATGCTGGG gtttatttgttgaaaagcATCCCATTACGCCTTTATGCAAATATATTGGCCTTCAATGGCATTTCGTTAGCCACAAGCTTAGATTGGACCAAT GTGGGACGCTTACACTGTCTGCTTCCTTGGTGGGAAGATGCAACCATCAACTTTATGAGTAGCGGGGGCTACAATGTTATTGCCCAAATAAATCAG gtAAAGCAGAAATCACTTCTCATTTGCGGCGAGTGCGATCAGATAGTCAACTACAAGCAAGTGGtg TTTGCAAATATCATGAGTCATAGCACGAAACTCAGCCTTTGCAATTGCACTGGACTTGGCTACAACTGCATGTTTTTTGCTTCTCCAACTCCAAGTGACCAACTTACCTCCAACAAAG TTGCTGGTGCAAATATGATGCAGAGGCTGCACTGTGAGCTCCAGGATGCAATTATGCGGTTAATACCAGATTGTGGTCATCTCCCTCATGTTGACAAGCCTAGCTCCGTTGCAAAGTTAATTGCAGAATTTTCTCAAGGGGATTGCCACTGA
- the LOC142639209 gene encoding alpha/beta hydrolase domain-containing protein VTE7-like isoform X8: MLAFKLGSPPPPLPLPSLTQAKKCGRFGVFAGKCKTGAGTAGSDGGFPPFLPKEVEKIKDPFARSLAQRIERLPVKVGFSESCIMSSCVKPLIQSETNPVVLLHCFDSSCLEWRCTYPLLEEAGLEVWAIDVLGWGFSDLERLPPCDAASKRHHLYQLWNSYIKRPMILVGPSLGAAVAIDFAVNYPEAVEKLVLINASVYAEGTGALARLPRSVAYAGVYLLKSIPLRLYANILAFNGISLATSLDWTNVGRLHCLLPWWEDATINFMSSGGYNVIAQINQVKQKSLLICGECDQIVNYKQVVRLHCELQDAIMRLIPDCGHLPHVDKPSSVAKLIAEFSQGDCH, translated from the exons ATGTTAGCTTTCAAGTTGGGATCTCcgccaccaccactaccactacCATCACTGACACAAGCTAAAAAATGTGGACGTTTCGGGGTTTTTGCTGGTAAATGTAAAACTGGTGCAGGCACAGCTGGTTCTGATGGTGGGTTTCCACCATTTCTTCCTAAGGAGGTTGAGAAAATCaaagacccatttgctcgttccTTGGCTCAGCGGATTGAGAGGCTCCCCGTTAAA GTTGGATTCTCTGAAAGTTGTATAATGAGTAGTTGCGTGAAACCACTTATACAAAGTGAGACCAATCCAGTGGTTCTTCTCCATTGCTTTGACAG TTCTTGTTTAGAATGGAGGTGCACATACCCCTTGCTTGAGGAGGCTGGTTTGGAAGTTTGGGCCATTGATGTTCTTGGGTGGGGCTTCTCTGATTTAG AAAGGCTTCCACCATGTGATGCGGCATCCAAGCGTCACCACCTCTATCAG CTTTGGAACTCTTACATCAAAAGGCCAATGATACTAGTTGGACCGAGCCTTGGTGCTGCTGTTGCAATTGACTTCGCTGTCAATTATCCAGAAGCT GTAGAAAAGCTGGTTTTGATTAATGCAAGTGTGTATGCGGAAGGCACAGGAGCACTAGCCAGGTTACCTAGATCAGTAGCATATGCTGGG gtttatttgttgaaaagcATCCCATTACGCCTTTATGCAAATATATTGGCCTTCAATGGCATTTCGTTAGCCACAAGCTTAGATTGGACCAAT GTGGGACGCTTACACTGTCTGCTTCCTTGGTGGGAAGATGCAACCATCAACTTTATGAGTAGCGGGGGCTACAATGTTATTGCCCAAATAAATCAG gtAAAGCAGAAATCACTTCTCATTTGCGGCGAGTGCGATCAGATAGTCAACTACAAGCAAGTGGtg AGGCTGCACTGTGAGCTCCAGGATGCAATTATGCGGTTAATACCAGATTGTGGTCATCTCCCTCATGTTGACAAGCCTAGCTCCGTTGCAAAGTTAATTGCAGAATTTTCTCAAGGGGATTGCCACTGA
- the LOC142639209 gene encoding alpha/beta hydrolase domain-containing protein VTE7-like isoform X2: MLAFKLGSPPPPLPLPSLTQAKKCGRFGVFAGKCKTGAGTAGSDGGFPPFLPKEVEKIKDPFARSLAQRIERLPVKVGFSESCIMSSCVKPLIQSETNPVVLLHCFDSSCLEWRCTYPLLEEAGLEVWAIDVLGWGFSDLERLPPCDAASKRHHLYQLWNSYIKRPMILVGPSLGAAVAIDFAVNYPEAVEKLVLINASVYAEGTGALARLPRSVAYAGVYLLKSIPLRLYANILAFNGISLATSLDWTNVGRLHCLLPWWEDATINFMSSGGYNVIAQINQVKQKSLLICGECDQIVNYKQVVFANIMSHSTKLSLCNCTGLGYNCMFFASPTPSDQLTSNKALLEASRKVNFRDLLRQGLHLEGLISGHIYLMLTQICV, translated from the exons ATGTTAGCTTTCAAGTTGGGATCTCcgccaccaccactaccactacCATCACTGACACAAGCTAAAAAATGTGGACGTTTCGGGGTTTTTGCTGGTAAATGTAAAACTGGTGCAGGCACAGCTGGTTCTGATGGTGGGTTTCCACCATTTCTTCCTAAGGAGGTTGAGAAAATCaaagacccatttgctcgttccTTGGCTCAGCGGATTGAGAGGCTCCCCGTTAAA GTTGGATTCTCTGAAAGTTGTATAATGAGTAGTTGCGTGAAACCACTTATACAAAGTGAGACCAATCCAGTGGTTCTTCTCCATTGCTTTGACAG TTCTTGTTTAGAATGGAGGTGCACATACCCCTTGCTTGAGGAGGCTGGTTTGGAAGTTTGGGCCATTGATGTTCTTGGGTGGGGCTTCTCTGATTTAG AAAGGCTTCCACCATGTGATGCGGCATCCAAGCGTCACCACCTCTATCAG CTTTGGAACTCTTACATCAAAAGGCCAATGATACTAGTTGGACCGAGCCTTGGTGCTGCTGTTGCAATTGACTTCGCTGTCAATTATCCAGAAGCT GTAGAAAAGCTGGTTTTGATTAATGCAAGTGTGTATGCGGAAGGCACAGGAGCACTAGCCAGGTTACCTAGATCAGTAGCATATGCTGGG gtttatttgttgaaaagcATCCCATTACGCCTTTATGCAAATATATTGGCCTTCAATGGCATTTCGTTAGCCACAAGCTTAGATTGGACCAAT GTGGGACGCTTACACTGTCTGCTTCCTTGGTGGGAAGATGCAACCATCAACTTTATGAGTAGCGGGGGCTACAATGTTATTGCCCAAATAAATCAG gtAAAGCAGAAATCACTTCTCATTTGCGGCGAGTGCGATCAGATAGTCAACTACAAGCAAGTGGtg TTTGCAAATATCATGAGTCATAGCACGAAACTCAGCCTTTGCAATTGCACTGGACTTGGCTACAACTGCATGTTTTTTGCTTCTCCAACTCCAAGTGACCAACTTACCTCCAACAAAG CTTTGCTTGAAGCTTCAAGAAAAGTTAATTTCAGAGATCTCTTAAGACAAGGCTTGCATCTAGAAg
- the LOC142639209 gene encoding alpha/beta hydrolase domain-containing protein VTE7-like isoform X9 yields the protein MLAFKLGSPPPPLPLPSLTQAKKCGRFGVFAGKCKTGAGTAGSDGGFPPFLPKEVEKIKDPFARSLAQRIERLPVKVGFSESCIMSSCVKPLIQSETNPVVLLHCFDSSCLEWRCTYPLLEEAGLEVWAIDVLGWGFSDLERLPPCDAASKRHHLYQLWNSYIKRPMILVGPSLGAAVAIDFAVNYPEAVEKLVLINASVYAEGTGALARLPRSVAYAGVYLLKSIPLRLYANILAFNGISLATSLDWTNVGRLHCLLPWWEDATINFMSSGGYNVIAQINQVKQKSLLICGECDQIVNYKQVVMCPTDKRKENYTLNGIRTLYSNTPRQAGA from the exons ATGTTAGCTTTCAAGTTGGGATCTCcgccaccaccactaccactacCATCACTGACACAAGCTAAAAAATGTGGACGTTTCGGGGTTTTTGCTGGTAAATGTAAAACTGGTGCAGGCACAGCTGGTTCTGATGGTGGGTTTCCACCATTTCTTCCTAAGGAGGTTGAGAAAATCaaagacccatttgctcgttccTTGGCTCAGCGGATTGAGAGGCTCCCCGTTAAA GTTGGATTCTCTGAAAGTTGTATAATGAGTAGTTGCGTGAAACCACTTATACAAAGTGAGACCAATCCAGTGGTTCTTCTCCATTGCTTTGACAG TTCTTGTTTAGAATGGAGGTGCACATACCCCTTGCTTGAGGAGGCTGGTTTGGAAGTTTGGGCCATTGATGTTCTTGGGTGGGGCTTCTCTGATTTAG AAAGGCTTCCACCATGTGATGCGGCATCCAAGCGTCACCACCTCTATCAG CTTTGGAACTCTTACATCAAAAGGCCAATGATACTAGTTGGACCGAGCCTTGGTGCTGCTGTTGCAATTGACTTCGCTGTCAATTATCCAGAAGCT GTAGAAAAGCTGGTTTTGATTAATGCAAGTGTGTATGCGGAAGGCACAGGAGCACTAGCCAGGTTACCTAGATCAGTAGCATATGCTGGG gtttatttgttgaaaagcATCCCATTACGCCTTTATGCAAATATATTGGCCTTCAATGGCATTTCGTTAGCCACAAGCTTAGATTGGACCAAT GTGGGACGCTTACACTGTCTGCTTCCTTGGTGGGAAGATGCAACCATCAACTTTATGAGTAGCGGGGGCTACAATGTTATTGCCCAAATAAATCAG gtAAAGCAGAAATCACTTCTCATTTGCGGCGAGTGCGATCAGATAGTCAACTACAAGCAAGTGGtg ATGTGCCCTACtgacaaaaggaaagaaaattacACATTGAATGGGATTCGGACTTTATATTCCAACACTCCCCGCCAAGCTGGGGCATAG